One Vallitalea longa DNA segment encodes these proteins:
- the coaE gene encoding dephospho-CoA kinase (Dephospho-CoA kinase (CoaE) performs the final step in coenzyme A biosynthesis.), which translates to MKIIGIIGGCGSGKSEVSNLLKNKFNAYIINADKVAHEILEKDSEAYKKIIKCFGKNILDNNGNINRKRLGAVVFSDKEKLKLLTNITHPYINDNIIQIINDLKKDNKYKYIVLEITALGKGEIYSLIDEYWYIYCNMNVRLDRLLKYRNISAESAKDIIGKQPTDSEFRKYADVVIDNSNTLKYTFEQIKAYLIN; encoded by the coding sequence ATGAAAATTATTGGCATAATTGGTGGATGTGGAAGTGGTAAGTCGGAAGTATCTAATCTACTTAAAAATAAATTTAATGCTTATATTATAAATGCTGATAAAGTCGCACATGAAATATTAGAAAAAGATAGTGAAGCGTATAAAAAAATCATTAAATGTTTTGGTAAGAATATTTTGGATAATAATGGTAATATTAATAGAAAAAGGTTAGGAGCAGTAGTCTTTTCTGATAAAGAAAAACTAAAGCTGTTAACTAATATTACTCATCCGTATATTAATGATAATATAATCCAAATTATCAATGATCTTAAAAAAGATAATAAATATAAGTATATAGTTCTAGAAATTACAGCTTTAGGTAAAGGTGAAATTTATTCTTTGATCGATGAATATTGGTATATTTATTGTAATATGAACGTACGATTGGATAGACTATTAAAGTATAGAAATATTTCAGCAGAATCCGCTAAAGATATAATTGGTAAACAACCAACAGATAGTGAATTTAGAAAATATGCAGATGTAGTGATAGATAATAGTAATACTTTAAAATATACTTTTGAGCAAATCAAAGCATATTTGATTAATTAA
- the polA gene encoding DNA polymerase I: MSNEKVLLVDGNSIMNRAYYGLPLLSNSEGMYTNAVLGFINILLKVIKDENATHLGVAFDLKAPTFRHDKYKEYKGNRKGMPDELRMQMPVIKEVLKAMNINIYEMEGYEADDILGTLAHKAQESGLDTTVLSGDRDLLQLATDRVKISIPKTKKGTTTVENYFEKDVIDLYSVTPTEFIDLKGLMGDASDNIPGVPGIGEKTAIKIISKYHSIEEAYENVDELKPPRASKNLKENYDLAVLSKELATICVDCNIDFEKDNMVIDDIFNEETYKLFKNLEFKRLLEKFDSSIGDDEKSILPVNYNSIDTKDELKKLISNILGNKLLAYYIVTDNDKIIGVSVAYDKENAYFIKCFNELESTYVFEQLKNIFENKDIVKVTHGLKRDLHILAKYNIKCENVLFDTFVGAYTINPTKDTYDIDDIAREYLDIIMKSEEELLGKGRNKISYLNLSEEELINHCSMLSAIIFYSYDIIDNKINELDMHKLFYEIEMPLIYVLYDMELYGIKVDSVLLNEYAEKLGKIIDLLESEIYELAGETFNIKSPKQLGIILFEKLELPVIKKTKTGYSTAAEVLDKLKGEHPIINKISEYRQLTKLKSTYADGLFDYIGKEDSRIHSTFKQTITSTGRISSIEPNLQNIPIKMEIGREIRKVFVPEEDYVFIDADYSQIELRLLAHLAEDETLIEAYNDHQDIHRLTASQVFHIPFEEVTSLQRSNAKAVNFGIVYGIGAFSLGQDLHISRKEAQEYIDNYFRKYPSVKIYLDNCIRYAKNRGYSLTMLNRRRPIPELMSSNFMQRSFGERIAMNTPIQGSAADVIKIAMINISKRLKSENLRSRLILQIHDELLIEAHRDEVDLVKKYLVEEMENAVDISVKLEVDVNMGMTWYDVK, from the coding sequence TATAAGGGTAATAGAAAAGGAATGCCTGATGAACTTAGGATGCAGATGCCTGTGATAAAAGAAGTCTTAAAAGCTATGAATATCAATATCTATGAAATGGAAGGTTATGAAGCTGATGACATTCTTGGTACATTAGCTCACAAAGCCCAAGAATCTGGACTAGATACAACAGTTTTATCCGGTGATAGGGACTTATTGCAATTAGCAACGGATAGGGTAAAGATTAGTATACCTAAGACTAAAAAAGGTACAACCACTGTGGAGAATTATTTTGAAAAAGATGTAATTGACTTATACAGTGTTACTCCTACAGAATTTATTGATTTAAAAGGACTTATGGGTGATGCATCAGATAATATTCCTGGAGTACCAGGTATAGGTGAAAAAACAGCAATCAAGATAATATCAAAATATCATTCTATAGAAGAGGCCTATGAGAATGTTGACGAATTAAAACCTCCTAGAGCTTCCAAAAACCTTAAAGAAAACTATGATTTGGCTGTTCTAAGTAAAGAACTGGCTACTATTTGTGTAGACTGTAATATAGATTTTGAAAAAGATAATATGGTTATTGACGATATATTTAATGAAGAGACATATAAATTATTTAAAAATCTAGAATTCAAACGCCTTCTAGAAAAATTTGATTCATCTATAGGAGATGATGAGAAGAGTATATTGCCTGTAAATTACAATTCTATAGATACTAAAGATGAATTGAAAAAATTGATATCTAATATATTAGGGAACAAATTATTAGCATACTACATTGTAACTGATAATGATAAGATTATTGGTGTTAGTGTTGCTTATGATAAAGAAAATGCTTATTTCATAAAATGTTTTAATGAATTAGAAAGCACGTATGTTTTTGAACAACTTAAAAATATATTTGAAAATAAAGACATAGTTAAGGTTACGCATGGACTAAAGAGAGACTTGCACATACTTGCAAAATACAATATTAAATGTGAAAATGTGTTATTCGATACTTTTGTAGGAGCATATACCATTAATCCAACAAAAGATACTTACGATATAGATGATATAGCAAGAGAATATCTAGATATAATTATGAAGTCTGAAGAAGAATTATTAGGAAAAGGTAGAAACAAAATTTCTTATCTAAATCTTAGTGAAGAAGAATTGATTAACCATTGTTCAATGCTGTCAGCAATAATATTCTATAGTTATGACATCATTGATAATAAAATTAATGAATTAGATATGCATAAATTATTTTATGAAATAGAAATGCCATTGATATACGTTTTGTATGACATGGAATTGTATGGGATAAAAGTAGATAGTGTATTACTAAATGAATATGCTGAAAAATTGGGTAAGATAATTGATCTCTTAGAAAGTGAGATTTATGAACTAGCTGGAGAAACATTCAATATTAAATCTCCAAAACAACTTGGTATCATTTTATTTGAAAAATTGGAATTACCTGTAATCAAAAAAACTAAAACAGGTTATTCTACTGCGGCAGAAGTCCTTGATAAATTAAAGGGAGAACATCCTATAATAAATAAAATAAGTGAATATAGACAACTTACAAAATTAAAATCAACTTATGCAGATGGTTTATTTGATTATATCGGTAAAGAAGATTCAAGAATCCATTCTACTTTTAAACAGACTATTACTTCAACTGGTAGAATCAGTTCTATTGAACCTAATCTGCAAAATATACCAATTAAAATGGAAATAGGAAGAGAAATAAGAAAAGTATTTGTTCCAGAAGAAGATTATGTTTTCATAGATGCTGATTATTCACAAATAGAATTGCGTTTATTAGCTCATTTAGCAGAAGATGAGACATTGATTGAAGCTTATAATGATCATCAGGATATTCATAGACTTACAGCTTCTCAGGTATTTCATATACCTTTTGAAGAAGTAACTAGTTTACAGAGAAGCAATGCAAAAGCAGTTAATTTTGGAATCGTATATGGAATAGGAGCTTTTAGTTTAGGACAAGATCTTCATATCTCAAGAAAAGAAGCACAAGAATATATTGATAATTATTTTAGAAAGTATCCAAGTGTAAAGATATATCTTGATAATTGTATCAGATATGCCAAAAACAGAGGATATTCTTTAACGATGCTCAATAGACGAAGACCAATACCTGAACTTATGTCAAGCAATTTTATGCAGAGATCTTTTGGTGAAAGAATTGCCATGAATACTCCAATCCAAGGTAGTGCGGCTGATGTAATAAAAATAGCTATGATCAATATTAGTAAAAGACTAAAATCCGAAAACTTACGTTCAAGACTGATTCTGCAGATACATGATGAATTATTGATAGAAGCACATAGAGATGAAGTTGACTTAGTGAAAAAATATCTAGTAGAAGAAATGGAAAACGCAGTAGATATAAGTGTTAAATTAGAAGTCGATGTAAATATGGGTATGACGTGGTATGATGTCAAATAA